Proteins encoded by one window of Anderseniella sp. Alg231-50:
- a CDS encoding multicopper oxidase family protein produces the protein MTINKVNRRTFVKRTAGIGVGFALAGSPFGVGLPRPANASNVVSLDLEVAKDGGRMTYNGKSPGPAILANPGDTIDVRLINNLPRADDDCVLNHNTFHGDHTTNLHTHGLHVSPYKDSSGKYDADNIFLKIIPKDQDVPCWDENFRRHETQYRFELPEDHPPGTYWYHAHKHGSTATQVSSGLAGPLIIRDKPGLMPGYVEKAEEQIFMIVGNAEMIRVNADGGGDVNPTVKLRPGSVQRWRIINGSLFANSFVSLAVDVPTVELWQIAFDGLTLPRRIKIDPSNDEEPWNNPAALAPGNRTDLMIYIPRDAPSQSVRLSAAPADAKFLHTDGASLAAASPAEIRIEIEGDPVDNEWSTDDLLPGSGLEPIQADDLPKRVVTFERISEGLAIDGELYSGQVRQKMALGTSEEWRIQNTTSGTHPFHIHVNPFFVTHIDGKELPLDSPLRRWQDTIALPVGSDGEPGSITCRSRFIDFKGKFVIHCHILFHEDRGMMQAVEVI, from the coding sequence ATGACAATCAACAAAGTCAACCGACGTACTTTCGTAAAAAGAACAGCAGGGATCGGCGTTGGGTTTGCACTGGCCGGATCTCCGTTCGGAGTTGGATTGCCGCGACCCGCAAATGCATCAAATGTGGTTAGCCTGGATCTCGAAGTTGCCAAAGATGGCGGCCGGATGACTTACAATGGCAAGTCGCCTGGACCGGCTATTCTTGCAAACCCCGGCGACACGATAGATGTCCGGCTTATCAACAACCTGCCCAGGGCAGATGACGATTGCGTCCTGAACCACAATACATTCCACGGCGATCATACGACAAATCTGCATACACATGGATTGCACGTTTCTCCCTACAAGGATTCAAGCGGCAAGTACGATGCCGACAACATCTTCCTGAAAATAATTCCGAAGGATCAAGACGTGCCTTGCTGGGATGAGAATTTCCGCCGGCATGAAACACAATATCGTTTCGAATTGCCTGAAGATCATCCTCCCGGAACCTATTGGTATCACGCACACAAACATGGTTCGACGGCAACCCAGGTGAGCAGCGGTTTGGCTGGTCCATTGATCATCAGAGACAAGCCCGGATTGATGCCTGGATACGTTGAAAAAGCTGAAGAGCAGATATTTATGATCGTTGGAAATGCTGAAATGATCCGTGTCAATGCAGATGGTGGTGGTGATGTCAATCCGACCGTAAAACTGAGGCCAGGTTCAGTTCAGCGCTGGCGGATCATTAACGGATCGCTTTTCGCCAATTCATTCGTAAGCCTTGCGGTTGATGTGCCCACGGTGGAACTCTGGCAGATTGCATTCGATGGCCTGACATTGCCGCGGAGAATAAAAATCGACCCGTCGAATGATGAAGAACCCTGGAACAATCCCGCGGCACTGGCGCCAGGAAATCGTACAGATCTCATGATCTACATTCCACGCGATGCCCCGAGCCAGTCAGTCAGATTATCTGCCGCGCCTGCCGATGCGAAATTCCTGCATACGGATGGAGCATCCCTTGCGGCTGCTTCTCCGGCCGAAATCAGAATAGAAATCGAAGGAGACCCGGTTGACAACGAATGGTCAACCGATGACCTTTTGCCTGGTTCCGGCCTGGAACCAATTCAGGCTGATGATCTACCCAAAAGAGTCGTGACCTTCGAGCGAATAAGTGAAGGCCTCGCTATCGACGGAGAGCTCTATAGCGGTCAGGTGCGACAGAAAATGGCGCTGGGGACGTCGGAGGAATGGAGGATTCAGAACACAACCAGTGGTACGCATCCCTTCCATATTCACGTCAATCCGTTTTTTGTGACCCATATCGATGGCAAAGAACTTCCGTTGGACAGTCCACTAAGGCGCTGGCAGGACACTATCGCCTTACCTGTGGGCAGTGATGGTGAACCTGGTTCCATAACCTGTCGAAGTCGGTTCATCGATTTCAAAGGCAAGTTTG
- a CDS encoding cytochrome P460 family protein, translating to MSELEKPSLITRTTRWGGFGVLIFALSLFIPNFATGQQAPNFVPQYDKSGRLKVPTGYETWVFVGSNIGLGYAAELPAMTAKEAKRVETGSFHNIYINPAAHQHFIETGEFPDPTVLVMEHYEAKGKQPEGILDKGVFNGARSGFEVAVKNPARPDGSKTPWAYYIFTDRKDPSQVKPVAKAFPDAACFSCHEKHASTDNVWVQFYPVLRKHLK from the coding sequence ATGAGCGAGCTCGAAAAACCCAGTTTAATAACCCGCACAACGAGGTGGGGTGGATTTGGCGTTTTGATCTTTGCCTTGTCCCTTTTCATTCCGAATTTCGCCACTGGTCAGCAAGCGCCCAACTTCGTGCCCCAATATGACAAAAGCGGGCGATTGAAGGTGCCTACCGGTTATGAAACCTGGGTCTTTGTCGGTTCGAATATAGGGCTGGGATACGCCGCGGAACTGCCCGCGATGACCGCGAAAGAAGCAAAACGGGTTGAGACAGGTTCCTTCCACAATATCTACATCAATCCTGCCGCACATCAACACTTCATCGAGACCGGTGAATTTCCTGATCCGACTGTACTTGTGATGGAGCATTACGAAGCCAAGGGAAAACAGCCCGAAGGCATCCTCGATAAAGGCGTTTTCAATGGCGCGCGCTCGGGATTTGAGGTGGCGGTCAAGAATCCCGCAAGGCCAGATGGCTCAAAGACACCATGGGCTTATTACATTTTCACAGACAGGAAAGATCCCAGCCAGGTCAAGCCGGTAGCCAAGGCCTTTCCCGATGCTGCCTGCTTCAGTTGCCACGAGAAACACGCGAGCACCGACAATGTCTGGGTGCAGTTCTACCCGGTGCTTAGGAAGCATCTGAAGTAA
- a CDS encoding tyrosinase family protein: MITRRTMLRTTATAGALAFAANMPGLQALAQGTVPLRRSVGELALNDPIIETYREFVAKMKEKPSNQPASWIGFSDVHGTASGGFNLCPHGNWYFLPWHRAYLQMYEIMARDTTGNQDFAMPYWDWTADRQIPKAFSDPTLTNGDPNPLFDSSRTMPANASLPDHVVGQSQVMDGIFSETNFETFATTRPAGQNNLDPSWITGGGGSQGAMEGNPHNQVHCRVGGDMCSAISPQDPIFMMHHCNIDRIWAAWNALGRTNTTDPLWLDMPFTDNFIAPDGSLYTKVVKDLQQTEPLGYTYTPPPPDPIPVDPDVNNKYIALYGGASAALAAGAGPLRVTADNSAMAEALKPLSVALGVDPKAIAKAVAVQTPSLAASSNEPSPQVLALIKDIKTNNTMVTEYRVFVNCDYLSQAVPTTDPHYVTTFGFFGDHKAGSGSSHKKDPSVVVNLTDTLKALSRQKRLVNDKVTVQILPVPYPGVPLEKAGTAVPAMVEIAVI, from the coding sequence ATGATCACTAGACGCACAATGCTAAGGACAACTGCCACCGCTGGCGCTTTGGCTTTTGCAGCAAACATGCCCGGCCTCCAAGCTTTGGCTCAAGGTACGGTGCCACTGCGGCGCAGCGTGGGTGAACTGGCCCTCAACGATCCTATTATCGAGACTTATCGCGAGTTCGTTGCGAAAATGAAGGAAAAGCCGTCCAACCAACCGGCCAGCTGGATCGGCTTTTCTGACGTCCACGGGACAGCCTCAGGCGGTTTCAATCTGTGTCCACATGGGAACTGGTACTTCCTGCCGTGGCATCGCGCCTATCTTCAGATGTATGAAATCATGGCCCGAGACACGACCGGCAATCAGGATTTCGCGATGCCCTATTGGGATTGGACGGCTGACCGGCAAATCCCTAAGGCTTTCTCGGATCCGACACTCACAAACGGTGATCCGAACCCGCTTTTTGACTCGTCCAGGACCATGCCTGCCAATGCGTCGCTACCCGACCATGTGGTCGGTCAATCGCAAGTGATGGATGGCATATTTTCCGAAACAAACTTCGAGACTTTCGCAACAACCAGGCCCGCAGGCCAAAATAACCTGGATCCATCCTGGATTACCGGAGGAGGCGGAAGTCAAGGAGCTATGGAAGGCAATCCGCATAATCAGGTTCACTGCCGAGTTGGCGGGGATATGTGTTCTGCGATCTCGCCGCAGGATCCGATCTTCATGATGCATCACTGCAACATCGACCGTATCTGGGCGGCGTGGAATGCCCTGGGCAGAACGAACACGACCGATCCTCTATGGCTCGATATGCCTTTTACCGACAACTTCATCGCGCCGGATGGAAGCCTGTACACAAAAGTCGTCAAAGACCTCCAACAAACGGAGCCCTTGGGATATACATACACGCCACCACCACCTGATCCCATACCGGTCGATCCTGATGTCAACAACAAGTACATTGCACTCTATGGAGGAGCATCCGCCGCGCTTGCAGCTGGTGCGGGGCCTCTTCGCGTTACCGCCGACAACAGCGCAATGGCGGAGGCGCTCAAACCGCTATCGGTGGCACTGGGCGTTGATCCCAAAGCAATCGCAAAAGCCGTTGCAGTTCAGACGCCCTCTCTGGCGGCATCCTCCAACGAGCCGTCACCCCAGGTACTCGCCCTGATAAAGGATATCAAGACCAACAATACCATGGTCACCGAGTATCGGGTTTTCGTGAACTGCGATTACCTTTCGCAAGCGGTTCCAACGACCGACCCGCATTATGTCACCACATTCGGATTCTTCGGTGATCACAAAGCAGGATCCGGCAGTAGTCACAAAAAAGACCCGTCCGTTGTCGTAAATCTCACTGACACTCTCAAGGCGCTCAGCCGGCAAAAACGCTTGGTGAACGATAAGGTGACCGTGCAGATACTGCCTGTTCCGTACCCGGGTGTTCCGCTTGAGAAAGCGGGAACGGCGGTTCCTGCCATGGTTGAGATCGCCGTCATATAG
- a CDS encoding S8 family serine peptidase, translating to MSVQLDATLAAKGHAKVVVALTSEAAAAADTSSIRNELEDCFMEPDSSQQASLATANMALSASLSSQNVKPAPKMRIYPHLGLALGVVDTDGARRIAESRAAADVVEAPVISLIRPVLVRPGRLTTRPSWGIRRIKADKLWENGFTGDGIVVGHLDTGIDGKHDALVDAIDEFAEFDFNGNRVAGATAWDSGNHGTHTAGTIVGRPSNDAFGVAPKAKVASGMVIEGGQVVDRILAGMEWVASKGVRILSMSLGLRGFTPAFQVIVDALRNADILPVIAVGNEFANSSRSPGNYANVLSVGAMDQDELVAGFSSSDSFNRPNDPLVPDIVAPGVDILSCIPGNRYRKMNGTSMATPHIAGMAALLLQAKPNASVGELEMSIQKSCIRPASMPEARANRGVPDAMEAFFHLTGRRL from the coding sequence ATGTCAGTCCAATTAGACGCTACACTTGCGGCAAAAGGTCATGCGAAAGTTGTTGTTGCCCTCACGTCGGAGGCTGCGGCGGCTGCCGATACCAGCTCAATTCGCAACGAGTTGGAAGATTGTTTCATGGAGCCCGATTCAAGCCAGCAGGCAAGTCTGGCGACAGCCAATATGGCTTTGTCGGCAAGTCTGAGTTCCCAGAACGTAAAACCTGCACCGAAAATGCGCATCTATCCGCATCTGGGACTGGCGCTCGGCGTTGTCGATACTGATGGTGCGCGCAGGATAGCTGAAAGCAGGGCGGCAGCGGACGTCGTTGAGGCACCCGTTATCAGTCTAATTCGTCCGGTGCTGGTCCGGCCGGGGCGCCTTACGACGCGCCCAAGTTGGGGCATCAGGCGTATCAAGGCGGATAAATTGTGGGAAAACGGGTTCACGGGCGATGGCATCGTAGTGGGCCATCTGGATACCGGCATCGATGGAAAACACGACGCGCTTGTTGATGCTATTGATGAATTTGCCGAGTTTGACTTTAACGGCAATCGTGTCGCAGGCGCGACCGCCTGGGACAGCGGCAATCACGGAACTCATACGGCAGGAACGATCGTCGGCAGACCGTCCAACGACGCCTTTGGTGTCGCGCCCAAGGCCAAGGTCGCCAGTGGAATGGTGATCGAAGGCGGACAGGTGGTTGACCGGATACTTGCCGGAATGGAATGGGTCGCCAGTAAAGGTGTACGTATTCTAAGCATGTCGTTGGGCTTGCGTGGTTTTACACCAGCCTTTCAGGTCATTGTCGATGCGTTGCGCAATGCCGATATCCTGCCGGTCATTGCAGTGGGCAATGAATTTGCCAATTCCAGCCGGTCGCCGGGAAACTATGCCAATGTTCTGTCTGTTGGCGCGATGGACCAAGACGAACTTGTCGCCGGATTTTCGAGTAGCGACAGTTTCAACAGACCCAATGACCCCCTGGTTCCCGATATCGTTGCGCCTGGTGTAGATATACTTTCCTGTATTCCTGGCAACCGGTACAGAAAGATGAATGGTACATCGATGGCAACACCCCATATTGCCGGGATGGCAGCGCTTTTGCTGCAGGCCAAGCCAAATGCCAGTGTCGGTGAGCTTGAGATGTCCATTCAGAAGTCCTGCATCCGACCGGCATCCATGCCTGAAGCCAGAGCAAACCGCGGTGTTCCTGATGCTATGGAGGCGTTCTTCCACCTGACAGGCCGTCGACTCTAA
- a CDS encoding glutamine synthetase family protein, with protein MSIAKFEEWFAKHNIDEIECLVPDPAGTPRGKILPAKKFLKGIGSTSMRLPEDIFILTVTGKYSWQDSPVSDASGDVYLVPDINSLKLVPWHVNPTAQVICDAHYLNGDPVDISPRYVLKQVLQLYAEQGWKPVVAPELEFYLVKKNLDADYPLEAPIGTSGRAEKVGQAYGIDAANEFDPIVEDIYDFCEAQEIDIDTISHESGPAQLEINFNHGDPLELADQVFLFKRTVRQAALKHDVYATFMAKPHQDEPGSSMHLHQSLLDVETGKNLFKGRGKKPSKLFMAHVAGLQRYLPAAMGFCAPNVNSYRRLVPNSDAPTNTHWGIDNRTAPLRMPNSDPQNTRIENRVPGADANPYLCIAASLACGYLGMMEKLEPSAPIEGSAYRYAHSLPINLDDAMNKLNYSKPLKTVLGQRFVEAFMAVKEEEQVQYRKVISSWEREFLLLNV; from the coding sequence ATGTCGATAGCAAAATTTGAAGAATGGTTCGCGAAACACAACATTGATGAGATTGAGTGCCTTGTTCCTGATCCCGCAGGAACACCGCGCGGCAAGATACTGCCGGCCAAGAAATTTCTCAAAGGTATCGGCAGTACCTCGATGCGGTTGCCGGAAGATATCTTTATTCTGACCGTTACAGGCAAGTATTCGTGGCAGGATTCACCGGTCTCGGATGCATCGGGTGATGTTTACCTGGTTCCTGATATCAATTCGCTGAAGCTGGTGCCCTGGCATGTCAACCCGACGGCGCAGGTGATTTGCGATGCTCATTACCTGAACGGTGATCCGGTGGACATCTCGCCGCGATATGTTTTGAAGCAGGTGTTGCAGCTTTATGCCGAGCAGGGCTGGAAGCCGGTCGTGGCACCTGAACTGGAGTTCTATCTGGTCAAGAAGAACCTGGATGCGGACTATCCGCTCGAGGCGCCCATTGGAACCAGTGGCCGGGCGGAGAAGGTTGGCCAGGCTTATGGCATAGACGCGGCCAACGAATTTGATCCGATTGTTGAGGATATCTATGACTTCTGCGAAGCGCAGGAGATTGATATCGACACGATCAGTCATGAAAGCGGACCGGCGCAACTGGAGATTAATTTCAACCATGGCGATCCGCTGGAGCTGGCCGACCAGGTGTTCCTGTTCAAGCGTACTGTCCGCCAGGCGGCGCTGAAGCATGATGTCTATGCCACCTTCATGGCCAAGCCGCATCAGGATGAACCGGGTTCGTCAATGCACCTGCACCAGTCGCTGCTGGACGTCGAAACCGGAAAAAACCTCTTCAAGGGACGTGGCAAGAAGCCGTCCAAGTTGTTCATGGCCCACGTTGCCGGACTGCAGCGTTACCTGCCGGCGGCAATGGGGTTTTGTGCACCCAATGTCAATTCCTACCGCCGGCTGGTGCCGAACTCCGATGCCCCCACCAACACCCACTGGGGCATCGACAACCGCACCGCGCCCTTGCGCATGCCTAATTCCGATCCGCAGAACACCCGTATCGAAAACCGCGTGCCAGGTGCCGATGCGAACCCCTATCTGTGCATTGCCGCCTCCCTGGCGTGCGGTTATCTCGGCATGATGGAGAAACTGGAGCCGTCGGCCCCGATCGAGGGCTCCGCCTACCGCTACGCGCATTCCCTGCCGATCAACCTTGATGATGCGATGAACAAGCTGAACTATTCCAAGCCGCTGAAGACGGTTCTGGGCCAGCGTTTCGTCGAAGCCTTCATGGCGGTGAAGGAAGAAGAGCAGGTGCAGTATCGTAAAGTTATCTCGTCATGGGAACGGGAGTTCCTGCTGCTCAACGTCTGA
- a CDS encoding glutamine synthetase family protein, whose amino-acid sequence MNSPTKPDSEAIAFLADNPDVVTIDMLIPDMNGILRGKQLTRDYLPKLYSEGARMPGSNYLLDWTGRNVETFEYGTSDGDPDYLCFPVAGTLTYIPWAKRPSAQVIASMVDANGDPHFADPRHLLKTVLDRFTEMELTPVVAIEYEFYLIDQDAAARGEVVPARSGETGWRASTTNVYSMDDLYDFESLLDEIQEACKDQNIPAETFVSEYAAGQFEINLYHTDDALKACDQAIMLERCIKAVARKHGTIASFMAKPFAEQAGCGLHIHCSLLDKDGNNIFLGPHDQSVDRPISDKLRSAIGGLLETMQEGMAIFAPNANSYRRLRPGTYAPVRGLWGGDNRTVPLRIPGGSDKAIRVEHRVSGADANPYLVMAAVLAGIHHGITNNVVPQDPITGDGYESEDGVDLPIRWPVALKAFEDGTILKRYFGEKWCDAFHTARSFEADAHHYTIHQLDYEWYLRTS is encoded by the coding sequence ATGAACTCCCCAACCAAGCCCGACAGTGAGGCGATCGCTTTCCTCGCTGACAATCCCGACGTGGTGACGATCGACATGCTGATCCCCGATATGAACGGGATACTGCGCGGCAAGCAACTGACCCGCGACTATTTGCCGAAACTGTATTCCGAAGGCGCCAGGATGCCGGGATCGAACTATCTCCTGGACTGGACCGGGCGCAATGTCGAGACCTTCGAATACGGCACCAGTGACGGCGATCCGGATTATCTGTGCTTTCCGGTCGCGGGCACGCTGACCTACATCCCGTGGGCCAAACGCCCGTCCGCCCAGGTGATCGCATCGATGGTGGATGCAAATGGTGATCCGCATTTTGCAGATCCGCGGCATTTGCTGAAAACGGTGCTCGACCGTTTCACGGAAATGGAGCTGACGCCTGTCGTGGCCATCGAATATGAGTTTTACCTTATCGACCAGGACGCGGCGGCCCGGGGCGAAGTCGTTCCGGCGCGCTCAGGCGAAACCGGATGGCGGGCCAGCACAACCAATGTCTATTCCATGGATGACCTGTATGACTTCGAGAGCCTGCTCGACGAAATCCAGGAAGCCTGCAAGGACCAGAACATACCTGCGGAAACGTTTGTTTCCGAGTACGCGGCCGGGCAATTCGAAATCAACCTGTACCATACGGACGACGCTCTCAAAGCGTGCGATCAGGCAATCATGCTGGAGCGCTGCATCAAGGCGGTTGCCCGCAAGCACGGCACCATTGCCAGTTTCATGGCCAAGCCCTTTGCAGAACAGGCCGGATGCGGCCTGCACATTCACTGCAGCCTGCTCGACAAGGACGGCAACAACATCTTCCTCGGGCCCCATGACCAATCAGTGGACCGGCCGATCTCCGACAAGCTGCGCAGCGCCATAGGCGGACTGCTGGAAACCATGCAAGAAGGCATGGCGATATTTGCACCCAACGCCAATTCCTACCGGCGCTTGCGGCCTGGCACCTATGCGCCGGTGCGCGGGCTCTGGGGCGGCGACAACCGTACGGTTCCGCTGCGCATACCCGGCGGCAGCGACAAGGCGATCAGGGTTGAACACCGCGTGTCAGGTGCCGATGCCAACCCCTATCTGGTCATGGCGGCGGTGCTGGCAGGCATTCACCACGGCATCACCAACAATGTCGTACCGCAGGACCCGATTACCGGTGACGGCTATGAAAGCGAAGACGGCGTGGACCTGCCGATCAGGTGGCCGGTTGCGCTGAAGGCGTTCGAAGACGGCACCATTCTGAAACGTTATTTCGGCGAGAAATGGTGCGATGCGTTCCACACCGCGCGGTCATTCGAGGCAGACGCTCATCACTACACCATCCATCAGCTCGATTATGAATGGTACCTGCGCACCTCATGA
- a CDS encoding NAD(P)/FAD-dependent oxidoreductase has translation MTDRSLDQPTYYAETANRQVAASDSSAVPDKVDVCVIGAGFTGLSAALELALRGRSVAVFDSGPVGWGATGRNGGQVCTGFSPGMEGFERQLGAADARICFDVAEQGKRLIEARVRKHNIDCDLTWGFLHAAARPSHMSGLAEHMEELEKYGVKGCTMLDRGELAAKIGSTAYHGALREQDAGHIHSLNYALGLADAVLGNGGQIFENTEVGSIEGGSSPALKLRSGKTVACNQIVVACNAYLGSLVPGLNHRVMPVASYVVATKPLGEERARSLIRDNEAVCDSNYVVDYFRMTADHRLLFGGRCSYSGIHPRDLGANMRPRVLSVFPQLVDVKMQYAWGGHIGITHNRLPNMGRSDGSIYYAHGFSGQGVVLAGMLGKVLADAIAGDTGQFDIFARIRHLPFPGGMLRRPALTLGMLYYRVRDLLS, from the coding sequence ATGACCGACAGATCCCTCGACCAGCCGACCTATTATGCAGAAACCGCCAACCGGCAGGTTGCAGCATCTGACAGCTCTGCGGTGCCGGACAAGGTCGATGTCTGCGTGATAGGTGCAGGTTTCACCGGTCTGTCCGCAGCCCTGGAACTTGCCCTTCGCGGACGCTCGGTCGCGGTGTTTGATTCAGGCCCGGTCGGATGGGGCGCCACAGGGCGCAATGGAGGCCAGGTCTGCACCGGGTTTTCACCCGGTATGGAAGGCTTTGAAAGACAACTCGGAGCAGCAGATGCGCGCATCTGCTTCGATGTTGCCGAACAGGGCAAGCGGTTGATCGAGGCCCGTGTCAGGAAACACAATATTGACTGTGACCTGACCTGGGGGTTCCTGCACGCAGCAGCTCGCCCAAGTCATATGTCAGGCCTTGCTGAACACATGGAAGAGCTGGAGAAGTATGGCGTGAAAGGCTGTACAATGCTGGATCGCGGGGAACTGGCGGCAAAAATCGGCAGCACGGCATATCACGGCGCACTGCGTGAACAGGATGCAGGCCATATTCACTCCCTGAATTACGCCCTGGGTCTCGCCGATGCGGTACTTGGCAATGGCGGGCAGATATTCGAAAACACTGAGGTCGGCAGCATTGAAGGCGGCAGTTCCCCTGCCCTCAAGCTGAGGTCGGGGAAGACGGTTGCATGCAATCAGATAGTTGTGGCCTGCAACGCCTACCTTGGCTCGCTGGTTCCCGGCCTCAACCATCGCGTGATGCCTGTGGCCAGTTATGTCGTTGCAACCAAACCGCTCGGCGAGGAACGCGCACGCAGCCTGATCCGCGACAATGAAGCGGTTTGCGACAGCAATTATGTTGTCGACTATTTCAGGATGACTGCGGATCACCGGCTGCTGTTTGGCGGCCGGTGCAGCTATTCCGGCATTCATCCGCGCGACCTGGGCGCCAACATGCGACCCAGGGTGCTGTCTGTTTTCCCGCAACTTGTTGATGTAAAGATGCAATATGCCTGGGGCGGTCATATTGGCATTACTCATAACCGGTTACCCAATATGGGACGAAGTGACGGCTCTATCTACTATGCGCACGGGTTCTCCGGACAAGGTGTTGTGCTGGCCGGTATGCTGGGCAAAGTGCTGGCGGACGCCATTGCCGGTGATACGGGGCAGTTCGACATATTTGCCCGTATACGTCACTTGCCGTTTCCAGGTGGTATGCTGCGCAGACCCGCTTTGACGCTCGGCATGCTGTATTATCGAGTACGGGATTTGCTGTCCTGA
- a CDS encoding Flp family type IVb pilin → MYKTIAEFMSNERGATAIEYALIAAATGAALIVSMPTIGTAVQDLLTPLGVALAAIIG, encoded by the coding sequence ATGTACAAAACAATTGCCGAGTTCATGAGCAATGAACGCGGAGCCACCGCAATTGAGTACGCGTTGATCGCAGCAGCGACCGGCGCGGCGCTGATTGTCTCGATGCCGACCATTGGCACAGCGGTACAAGATCTGCTCACTCCTCTTGGAGTAGCCTTGGCCGCTATTATAGGTTAG
- a CDS encoding TSUP family transporter, with protein sequence MLAMFVGGVCKGIIGVALPLVGISIMVMLLDPKLAVAMIVIPIFLTNLQMAMRSGADELLEALLRFWPLIVTCFTTLFTVALFATQLSSSVIVTGLGLALLVFVMANVSPWKPSVPASVEKPVGAIVGVVSGALGGATSVYGPPITMFLLASGVPKNKWSPSVGVTFTIGSMPLLAGYILNGTITPAVAAISTVACIPAFVGMWLGFKLQDAMAPETFRKVLMAGLFIMALNLLRKGLL encoded by the coding sequence ATGCTGGCGATGTTCGTCGGCGGAGTGTGCAAGGGCATCATCGGAGTGGCTCTGCCGCTGGTCGGCATATCAATCATGGTCATGCTGCTGGACCCGAAGCTGGCGGTAGCGATGATTGTCATTCCGATATTCCTGACCAACCTGCAGATGGCCATGCGTTCCGGCGCAGATGAACTTCTGGAAGCCCTGTTGCGGTTCTGGCCACTCATTGTCACCTGTTTCACGACCTTGTTCACAGTCGCGCTGTTTGCAACGCAATTGTCGTCGTCGGTTATCGTGACCGGGCTTGGCCTTGCCCTGCTGGTCTTTGTGATGGCGAACGTATCACCCTGGAAGCCGAGCGTTCCGGCCAGTGTTGAAAAACCGGTGGGTGCGATTGTCGGTGTGGTATCGGGCGCCCTGGGAGGTGCGACTTCGGTCTACGGTCCGCCCATAACCATGTTTCTGCTGGCGTCCGGTGTGCCGAAGAACAAGTGGTCTCCTTCGGTCGGGGTAACATTCACCATCGGCAGCATGCCACTTCTGGCCGGATACATTCTGAACGGCACAATTACGCCCGCCGTGGCCGCCATTTCGACCGTGGCTTGCATACCGGCGTTTGTCGGCATGTGGCTTGGCTTCAAGCTTCAGGACGCCATGGCGCCGGAGACGTTTCGAAAAGTTCTCATGGCAGGCCTCTTCATCATGGCGCTGAACCTGTTGCGCAAGGGACTGCTCTAG
- the speB gene encoding agmatinase has protein sequence MSTPKSSLGDAAFRRKDLMGSSIEASYAGALSFLRRKYTRNLKGVDVAVTGIPFDQAVTNRPGTRFGPQGIRQASAQHSWGPVWPWRFDPFETLAVVDYGDCFFDWGRKQDVPRVIEKHISAIVSKGVCPLTFGGDHYITYPVLKAVAKQHGPLGLVQFDAHRDVEPETGNRIDHGTMFSLALQDGIVDPARSIQVGIRTCFKGEDAMGMKVLFADQVHDMSAQEVAAEIRERLGTGPSYLTFDIDFLDPATAPGTGTPVPGGFTSYQALSVIRAMKGLDLVGMDVVEVSPPYDHAEMTSNAAAMIAAELLCLKAYAAGARPEEMTS, from the coding sequence GTGTCGACACCCAAGTCATCGCTGGGCGATGCCGCATTCCGCCGCAAGGATCTTATGGGGTCCTCAATCGAGGCAAGTTATGCGGGCGCCCTGTCATTCCTGCGCCGCAAGTACACCCGCAATCTCAAAGGTGTTGATGTTGCCGTGACCGGCATACCGTTCGACCAGGCCGTGACCAACCGGCCCGGCACACGGTTCGGGCCACAGGGCATACGCCAGGCATCGGCCCAGCATTCATGGGGCCCGGTATGGCCGTGGCGGTTTGATCCGTTTGAAACCCTGGCGGTTGTCGACTATGGCGATTGCTTCTTCGACTGGGGCCGCAAGCAGGACGTGCCACGTGTTATCGAGAAGCACATCAGCGCGATCGTATCAAAAGGCGTGTGTCCACTGACCTTTGGCGGCGATCACTACATCACCTATCCGGTGCTGAAAGCTGTTGCTAAACAACACGGGCCTTTGGGCCTTGTGCAGTTTGACGCCCATCGCGATGTGGAACCTGAGACCGGCAACCGAATAGACCATGGCACCATGTTTTCCCTGGCGCTGCAGGACGGCATTGTTGACCCGGCCCGGTCCATTCAGGTTGGTATCCGCACCTGTTTCAAGGGCGAAGACGCAATGGGCATGAAAGTGTTGTTTGCAGACCAGGTCCATGACATGAGCGCGCAAGAGGTTGCCGCCGAAATACGCGAGCGCCTGGGTACGGGGCCGTCCTACCTGACGTTCGACATTGATTTTCTTGATCCTGCGACGGCACCGGGTACCGGTACGCCTGTTCCTGGCGGGTTTACCAGTTATCAGGCCCTGTCTGTCATTCGCGCCATGAAGGGACTGGACCTTGTCGGTATGGACGTGGTTGAGGTATCGCCACCTTATGATCATGCCGAGATGACATCGAACGCTGCGGCCATGATTGCCGCGGAGCTGTTGTGTCTCAAGGCTTATGCGGCAGGTGCCCGGCCTGAGGAGATGACCAGCTGA